The Henckelia pumila isolate YLH828 chromosome 2, ASM3356847v2, whole genome shotgun sequence genome includes a window with the following:
- the LOC140879921 gene encoding proteasome subunit beta type-3-A, whose amino-acid sequence MSIFEYNGSALVAMVGKNCFAIASDRRLGVQLQTIATDFQKIYQIHDKLFIGLAGLATDAQTLYQKLVFRHKLYQLREERDMKPETFASLVSAVLYEKRFGPYFCQPVIAGLGDGDKPFICTMDSIGAKELAKDFVVAGTASESLYGACESMFKPDMEAEELFETISQALLSSVDRDCLSGWGGHVYLVTPTEVTERILKGRMD is encoded by the exons ATGTCG ATCTTTGAGTATAATGGAAGTGCTTTGGTGGCTATGGTGGGGAAGAATTGCTTCGCGATCGCCAGTGACCGGCGGCTGGGGGTCCAGCTGCAAACTATCGCCACGGATTTTCAAAAGATCTACCAAATCCACGATAAGCTTTTCATAGGTTTGGCGGGCCTTGCCACCGATGCTCAAACACT GTATCAAAAACTTGTTTTTCGACATAAGTTATATCAGCTACGAGAAGAAAGGGACATGAAGCCTGAAACATTTGCAAGCCTCGTGTCTGCTGTTCTCTATGAGAAAAG GTTTGGTCCATACTTCTGCCAGCCTGTTATCGCTGGATTAGGAGATGGAGACAAGCCCTTCATTTGCACTATGGATTCTATTGGAGCCAA GGAACTTGCCAAAGACTTCGTTGTTGCTGGCACTGCCTCAGAATCATTATATGGTGCCTGTGAATCAATGTTCAAGCCAGATATG GAGGCGGAGGAATTGTTTGAGACCATCTCACAAGCTCTCCTATCGTCCGTAGACCGAGACTGTTTGAGTGGCTGGGGAGGCCATGTTTATCTTGT CACACCAACTGAAGTTACAGAGAGAATCCTCAAGGGAAGAATGGATTAG
- the LOC140879920 gene encoding N-glycosylase/DNA lyase OGG1 encodes MKRPKAPSPPPSSPPPSTPPPRRNSRSLTKQLRPISKKARNILQSPQPLPTSTEPIAWTPLNIHKSELYLPLTFPTGQTFRWKQTGPLQYTGAIGPHLISLKQLEDDDVGYFFHFTEDENAARMGLFDFLNMGISLNELWEGFKGCDERFAQLAGFLEGARVLRQDPLECLIQFICSSNNNIQRITKMVDFISRKGKFLGCVEGFDFFEFPKLDSLVLVSESELREAGFGYRAKYIVGTVAALQSKPGGGVEWLDSLRKLDLQGTIDGLSSLPGVGPKVAACIALFSLDQHHAIPVDTHVWQIATRYLIPELAGTRLTPKICSRVSDAFVSKYGKYAGWAQTLLFIAELPSQKAMLPSSFWEIGGTKLSYVSGKGRAISKKHEEMAD; translated from the exons ATGAAAAGGCCAAAAGCCCCGTCTCCTCCGCCCTCCTCTCCGCCGCCGTCGACGCCTCCGCCGCGGCGAAATTCTCGATCCCTTACCAAACAGCTCAGACCCATTTCCAAGAAAGCCCGAAACATCCTCCAAAGTCCCCAACCACTCCCCACATCCACCGAGCCTATTGCGTGGACGCCTCTCAACATACACAAGTCGGAGCTCTACTTGCCCCTTACATTCCCCACGGGGCAAACATTCCGGTGGAAACAAACAGGCCCGCTACAGTACACTGGGGCCATCGGGCCACACCTCATCTCCCTTAAACAACTCGAGGATGATGATGTGGGGTACTTTTTCCATTTCACGGAGGATGAAAACGCAGCAAGAATGGGTCTTTTCGATTTTCTGAACATGGGTATTTCGTTGAATGAGTTGTGGGAAGGATTTAAGGGTTGTGATGAGAGGTTTGCGCAGCTGGCGGGGTTTTTGGAGGGTGCTAGGGTTCTGAGGCAGGACCCTTTGGAGTGTTTGATCCAATTTATTTGCTCTTCGAATAATAATATTCAGAGGATTACGAAAATGGTTGATTTTATCTCAAGGAAGGGCAAGTTTCTGGGATGTGTTGAAGGGTTCGATTTTTTCGAGTTTCCGAAACTTGACAGCTTGGTGTTGGTGTCCGAAAGTGAGCTCAGAGAGGCTGGTTTTGGATACAG GGCGAAATATATTGTTGGCACTGTGGCAGCTTTGCAATCAAAACCTGGTGGAGGAGTGGAATGGCTTGATTCGCTTCGCAAATTGGATCTTCAAGGCACGATTGATGGTCTCTCTAGCTTACCTGGGGTTGGTCCGAAGGTCGCAGCATGCATTGCTCTCTTTTCCTTAGATCAACATCATGCCATTCCTGTCGATACTCATGTTTGGCAG ATCGCTACCAGGTATCTCATTCCTGAACTGGCTGGCACCCGTTTGACACCAAAAATCTGCAGTCGCGTCTCTGATGCTTTCGTGAGCAAATATGGGAAATATGCAGGTTGGGCTCAAACTCTACTCTTCATCGCTGAACTTCCTTCTCAGAAAGCAATGTTACCATCAAGCTTCTGGGAAATAGGGGGAACAAAGCTCAGCTACGTTTCAGGAAAAGGCCGTGCTATTAGTAAAAAACACGAAGAAATGGCCGATTAA
- the LOC140880370 gene encoding SWI/SNF complex subunit SWI3C: MPASTSEGRSRWRKRKREHPATRKSKLKEPEKDDAFEDNEDDEDPDLDPPQNHLETEDDPHNQNSDRIAQTSRERESEHLMDGGLKICDFPVAIKRVVSRPHSSVFGIVEAERAARNGESRDQGHGGVAMLENVSYGQLLALSAVPRDSAVLSGASLEDTTSGSGAGSYVVRPPKVIPGRGVTKRLGSACRVHVVPAHADWFSPNSVHRLERQVVPLFFSGRSADHTPERYMEGRNIIVAKYMENPEKHLSIAHCQGLATGFDTDDTNRVFRFLVHWGIINYCATPLKHEAPKDGTYLCEESNGELRVPSDALKSIDSLIQFDKPTCRLKAYDVYPELAHQCDEDTDFESSIREQLSEHQCNYCSRSISTAYYQSQKVADVLLCVDCYHEGRFVAGHSSLDFMKVSFMKYFRDVDGDSWTDQETLLLLEGMQLYEENWSKIADHVGTKSKDQCLLHFVRLPLDSAPLDNIDVPTTSGSSNMCNGGDFGKSVPNSNGFNSRMYDSEGKFPFTNSGNPVMNLVAFLASALGPRVAAACAHASLLELSKDGNPREEIANSSKKGPWSEHDAEAVPLSAERVRTAAKYGLAAAALKAKLFADHEEREIQRLSANIINHQLKRLELKLKQFAEVETMLMRECEQMERARQRISAERALMMSAQFGSGLPSRPTALPGTVGATNLNDNATGNNRQPGSQQPFISGYSNNQTIHPHMPLGQQGAYGLGPRLPLSALHPSSSNSNAFNPSSGSPSSLGHPMLRPVSGTKSGLG, from the exons ATGCCAGCTTCCACCTCAG AGGGGAGATCGAGGTGGAGGAAGAGGAAAAGAGAGCACCCAGCCACACGGAAATCTAAGCTAAAAGAGCCTGAGAAAGATGATGCATTTGAGGACAATGAGGATGATGAAGACCCCGATCTGGATCCACCCCAAAACCACCTTGAAACTGAAGATGATCCTCACAATCAGAACTCGGATAGGATTGCCCAGACATCACGAGAAAGAGAGAGTGAACATTTGATGGATGGtggattgaaaatttgtgatttCCCAGTTGCGATCAAGAGAGTGGTAAGTAGACCACATTCATCCGTTTTCGGAATTGTGGAAGCAGAGAGGGCTGCAAGGAATGGCGAGAGCAGAGATCAGGGGCATGGTGGTGTGGCTATGTTGGAGAATGTGTCATATGGGCAGCTGCTGGCGCTCTCTGCCGTGCCCCGGGATAGTGCAGTTTTATCAGGGGCTTCATTGGAGGATACCACAAGCGGGAGTGGGGCTGGGTCTTATGTGGTCAGGCCTCCTAAGGTAATTCCTGGCCGTGGGGTTACTAAAAGGCTTGGGAGTGCATGTCGTGTACATGTTGTGCCTGCGCATGCAG ATTGGTTTTCCCCAAATTCAGTACATCGATTGGAGCGACAAGTGGTGCCACTTTTTTTCTCTGGTAGGTCAGCAGATCATACTCCAGAGAGGTACATGGAGGGTCGCAACATTATAGTGGCCAAGTATATGGAAAACCCAGAAAAGCACCTATCTATTGCTCATTGTCAGGGACTAGCAACTGGATTTGATACTGATGATACAAATCGAGTTTTTCGGTTTCTTGTTCATTGGGGGATAATCAACTATTGTGCAACACCACTTAAGCATGAGGCTCCAAAGGATGGGACTTACTTATGTGAGGAATCAAATGGTGAACTTCGTGTGCCTTCGGATGCTTTGAAATCTATCGATAGTTTGATCCAATTTGACAAGCCCACGTGTAGGCTCAAAGCATATGATGTCTATCCAGAACTTGCACATCAGTGTGATGAGGACACAGACTTTGAAAGTTCCATCCGAGAGCAATTATCTGAGCATCAATGCAATTACTGTTCTCGCTCCATATCTACTGCTTACTATCAGTCACAGAAAGTG GCTGATGTGCTGTTGTGTGTGGATTGCTATCACGAGGGAAGATTTGTTGCTGGTCACTCCAGCCTGGATTTCATGAAGGTCAGTTTCATGAAATATTTCAGGGATGTGGATGGAGATAGCTGGACTGACCAGGAAACATTACTGCTGCTCGAGGGAATGCAGCTGTACGAAGAAAACTGGAGTAAAATTGCGGATCATGTTGGTACGAAATCAAAAGATCAGTGTCTCCTTCATTTCGTGCGACTTCCTCTAGATTCCGCTCCCCTTGACAATATCGATGTCCCAACTACTTCTGGTTCATCAAATATGTGCAATGGTGGTGATTTTGGAAAATCAGTTCCAAATTCAAATG GATTCAACTCGCGAATGTATGATTCTGAAGGCAAATTCCCATTTACAAATTCTGGGAATCCAGTGATGAACTTG GTTGCCTTCCTGGCCTCTGCACTGGGGCCTAGGGTAGCTGCTGCATGTGCTCATGCATCCTTGCTTGAATTATCCAAGGATGGGAACCCTCGTGAAGAAATCGCAAATAGTAGTAAGAAAG GTCCATGGAGCGAACATGATGCCGAAGCTGTTCCATTATCTGCCGAAAGAGTGAGAACTGCTGCAAAATACGGTCTTGCTGCTGCCGCTTTAAAGGCAAAACTTTTCGCTGATCATGAAGAGCGTGAAATCCAAAGGTTATCTGCTAATATTATAAACCATCAG TTGAAGAGATTAGAGCTGAAGCTGAAGCAGTTTGCAGAGGTGGAGACCATGCTTATGAGGGAATGTGAACAGATGGAACGGGCAAGGCAGAGGATATCAGCAGAACGAGCCCTCATGATGTCTGCTCAGTTTGGATCTGGTTTACCATCTCGACCAACTGCTTTACCTGGTACTGTAGGTGCTACCAATTTGAACGACAACGCCACAGGAAACAACAGGCAACCAGGATCTCAGCAACCTTTCATTTCTGGGTACAGCAATAACCAAACTATCCACCCTCATATGCCGCTCGGGCAACAGGGGGCATATGGGCTAGGACCAAGGCTGCCTCTCTCAGCTTTACATCCATCTTCATCAAACTCTAATGCTTTCAACCCTTCATCGGGTTCTCCATCTTCTCTTGGCCACCCAATGCTCAGACCTGTCTCTGGGACTAAATCTGGTTTAGGTTAA
- the LOC140881362 gene encoding 3-deoxy-manno-octulosonate cytidylyltransferase, mitochondrial-like isoform X2 has product MLPLASKRTWERAKLATTLDRVVVATDDDKIAECCRGFGADVVMTSESCQNGTERCNEALRKIGKKYDVVVNIQGDEPLIEPEIIDGIVMALQAAPDAVFSTAVTSLKPEDAFDPNRVKCVVDNRGYAIYFSRGLLPFNKSGKVNPRFPYLLHLGIQSFDAKFLKIYPELPPTPLQLEEDLEQLKVLENGYKMKVIKVDHESHGVDVPEDVEKIEHYMRERNLP; this is encoded by the exons ATGCTTCCACTCGCTTCCAAG AGAACATGGGAAAGAGCAAAATTGGCAACAACATTGGATCGTGTGG TCGTGGCGACAGATGATGATAAGATTGCTGAATGTTGTAGAGGATTTGGTGCTGATGTGGTAATGACATCTGAATCATGTCAAAATG GCACCGAACGTTGTAATGAAGCGCTCCGAAAGATTGGAAAGAAGTACGATGTTGTGGTCAATATTCAAGGAGACGAACCTCTCATAGAACCTGAAATAATAGATGGCATTGTCATGGCCCTGCAG gcTGCTCCAGATGCGGTCTTCAGCACGGCAGTTACTTctttgaaacctgaagatgcATTTGATCCGAATCGTGTCAAATGTGTGGTAGATAATCGTGGCTATGCAATTTATTTCTCACGAGGACTTTTGCCATTTAACAA GTCTGGAAAAGTTAACCCCCGGTTTCCATATTTGCTTCATCTGGGGATTCAG AGCTTTGATGCTAAATTTCTCAAGATATATCCCGAGCTGCCACCGACTCCACTTCAACTGGAAGAAGATCTTGAGCAGTTGAAGGTCCTTGAAAATGGATACAAAATGAAG GTGATAAAAGTCGACCACGAATCTCACGGTGTTGATGTCCCAGAAGATGTGGAGAAGATTGAGCATTACATGCGCGAAAGAAACCTGCCTTAG
- the LOC140881362 gene encoding 3-deoxy-manno-octulosonate cytidylyltransferase, mitochondrial-like isoform X1, protein MPICDSSPSSSSTKSWVIHCLAAGAVVAVGLGALAYHRQVIRFRSRVIGIIPARYASTRFQGKPLVQILGKPMIQRTWERAKLATTLDRVVVATDDDKIAECCRGFGADVVMTSESCQNGTERCNEALRKIGKKYDVVVNIQGDEPLIEPEIIDGIVMALQAAPDAVFSTAVTSLKPEDAFDPNRVKCVVDNRGYAIYFSRGLLPFNKSGKVNPRFPYLLHLGIQSFDAKFLKIYPELPPTPLQLEEDLEQLKVLENGYKMKVIKVDHESHGVDVPEDVEKIEHYMRERNLP, encoded by the exons ATGCCAATCTGCGACTCATCGCCAAGCTCTAGCTCCACTAAGTCTTGGGTAATTCATTGCCTGGCTGCGGGGGCAGTGGTCGCAGTGGGCCTTGGAGCCCTTGCATATCATCGCCAAGTAATAAGGTTCCGGAGCCGGGTGATTGGGATTATACCTGCTCGATATGCTTCCACTCGCTTCCAAGGCAAGCCCCTTGTTCAAATCCTCGGCAAGCCCATGATCCAG AGAACATGGGAAAGAGCAAAATTGGCAACAACATTGGATCGTGTGG TCGTGGCGACAGATGATGATAAGATTGCTGAATGTTGTAGAGGATTTGGTGCTGATGTGGTAATGACATCTGAATCATGTCAAAATG GCACCGAACGTTGTAATGAAGCGCTCCGAAAGATTGGAAAGAAGTACGATGTTGTGGTCAATATTCAAGGAGACGAACCTCTCATAGAACCTGAAATAATAGATGGCATTGTCATGGCCCTGCAG gcTGCTCCAGATGCGGTCTTCAGCACGGCAGTTACTTctttgaaacctgaagatgcATTTGATCCGAATCGTGTCAAATGTGTGGTAGATAATCGTGGCTATGCAATTTATTTCTCACGAGGACTTTTGCCATTTAACAA GTCTGGAAAAGTTAACCCCCGGTTTCCATATTTGCTTCATCTGGGGATTCAG AGCTTTGATGCTAAATTTCTCAAGATATATCCCGAGCTGCCACCGACTCCACTTCAACTGGAAGAAGATCTTGAGCAGTTGAAGGTCCTTGAAAATGGATACAAAATGAAG GTGATAAAAGTCGACCACGAATCTCACGGTGTTGATGTCCCAGAAGATGTGGAGAAGATTGAGCATTACATGCGCGAAAGAAACCTGCCTTAG
- the LOC140881363 gene encoding pentatricopeptide repeat-containing protein At2g21090-like, translating into MTGSKHPGTLLSNHFINMYLKGGDHEMAREVFDKTRTKNLYSWNNMLSGYAKLGMLKPAGRLFDKMPVKDFVSWNTVVMAYVQSGRFDEAIKLYLQLRRLDIGFNEYSFAGVATMCFKLRELCLAKQLHRQVLVVGFLSNLVLSSSIVDAYAKCCKLGDSRRLFDEMLKRDVLVRTTLVSAYAQWGGMDSAQEIFATMPEKNSVSWTALISGCKSLVDPTARSMEMKYRQREIGSFIYMKLQLMRSQS; encoded by the exons ATGACGGGTTCAAAGCATCCCGGCACTCTTTTGTCCAACCATTTCATTAACATGTACTTGAAAGGCGGTGATCATGAGATGGCTCGTGAGGTGTTTGATAAAACGAGAACAAAAAATTTGTATTCTTGGAACAATATGCTTTCCGGGTATGCAAAGTTGGGGATGTTGAAGCCGGCGGGAAGATTGTTTGACAAAATGCCTGTAAAGGATTTTGTCAGTTGGAATACAGTGGTGATGGCATATGTGCAGAGTGGGCGGTTCGATGAGGCTATTAAGCTTTATTTGCAGTTAAGGAGATTGGATATTGGCTTTAATGAGTATAGTTTTGCTGGTGTTGCAACAATGTGTTTTAAATTAAGGGAGTTGTGTCTTGCTAAGCAATTGCACCGTCAAGTTCTTGTTGTTGGGTTCTTGTCAAATTTGGTTCTTTCGAGTTCTATTGTCGATGCTTATGCAAAATGTTGTAAGCTTGGGGATTCTAGGAGGTTGTTTGATGAGATGCTGAAGAGGGATGTTCTTGTTAGGACCACTTTGGTATCTGCTTATGCTCAATGGGGTGGTATGGATTCTGCTCAGGAAATTTTTGCCACAATGCCAGAAAAGAATTCTGTTTCTTGGACCGCATTGATCTCAGG CTGTAAGAGCTTGGTAGATCCTACAGCTAGGAGCATGGAAATGAAATATCGACAACGAGAAATTGGTTCGTTTATTTACATG AAGCTGCAATTGATGCGTTCTCAGTCCTAG
- the LOC140878870 gene encoding thioredoxin M-type, chloroplastic-like produces the protein MLRGCFAGSPAVPRAFAPPSPSLAPVAGTAAFNRSVILLSGFRGLEIHSARSSRWCNRETMLISIILAKLNFLDVIFAPWCGSCLILYPVTKDSIPTVSIFKNGMKKIDTVIGAVSWSTLSTCIERFL, from the exons ATGCTCCGTGGCTGCTTTGCTGGAAGTCCAGCTGTCCCACGCGCCTTCGCACCCCCTTCACCTTCCTTGGCTCCGGTTGCCGGAACCGCCGCATTTAATCGGTCCGTGATCCTACTCTCTGGATTCAGAGGTCTTGAGATTCACTCTGCTCGCTCTTCGCG ATGGTGTAACAGGGAGACTATGCTTATTTCAATTATATTAGCAAAATTGAATTTTCTTGATGTCATTTTT GCTCCATGGTGCGGATCCTGCCTTATCCTATACCCTGTCACCAAGGATAGCATTCCGACTGTCTCAATCTTCAAGAATGGCATGAAGAAGATAGATACTGTCATTGGTGCAGTTTCATGGTCAACACTATCTACCTGCATAGAAAGATTTTTGTAA